A genomic region of Candidatus Polarisedimenticolia bacterium contains the following coding sequences:
- a CDS encoding tetratricopeptide repeat protein, producing MASELETRYSELTAEGSYQVQQGEYRVAAGHFESALQLAREIGDQFLVDRATCNLSTARLNLGMIQEAEKGLREILLKHSDNHIIFLASYNLASALRKQGRLQKALLYAKRSLRACESLDKVAWTATCHNLIANIYMNMSYLDDAMAEYRFALTISQKGNLGTFTPVDFIKENLGYCSLLKKRYHQGIATILEALQISLANGNTRCLVECYQDLCFAYMQLKELKRAEEYGEKALAIATERDYKDILKNCYYLLGEVNLLMENEERSDFFFDKLQELYPHLPVLKQFLRTFDVSNILNLKNPF from the coding sequence ATGGCCTCCGAACTCGAGACCAGGTACTCCGAGTTGACGGCTGAGGGTTCCTATCAGGTGCAGCAGGGCGAATACCGGGTGGCCGCGGGCCATTTCGAGTCCGCCCTGCAGCTGGCGCGCGAGATCGGCGACCAGTTCCTCGTCGACCGCGCCACCTGCAACCTCAGCACCGCCCGTCTCAACCTCGGGATGATCCAGGAGGCCGAGAAGGGCCTTCGCGAGATCCTGCTCAAGCACTCCGACAATCACATCATCTTCCTCGCCTCCTACAACCTGGCCAGCGCCCTGCGCAAGCAGGGGCGGCTGCAGAAAGCGCTGCTCTACGCCAAGCGATCCTTGCGGGCCTGCGAGTCGCTCGACAAGGTCGCCTGGACGGCGACCTGCCACAACCTGATCGCCAACATCTACATGAACATGAGCTACCTCGACGACGCCATGGCGGAGTACCGCTTCGCCCTGACGATCAGCCAGAAAGGGAACCTCGGCACCTTCACCCCGGTCGACTTCATCAAGGAGAACCTGGGCTACTGCAGCCTGCTCAAGAAGCGGTACCACCAGGGAATCGCCACGATCCTCGAGGCGCTGCAGATCTCCCTCGCCAATGGCAACACGCGCTGCCTCGTCGAGTGCTACCAGGACCTGTGCTTCGCCTACATGCAGCTCAAGGAGCTGAAGCGCGCCGAGGAGTACGGCGAGAAGGCGCTGGCGATCGCCACCGAGCGGGACTACAAGGACATCCTGAAGAACTGCTACTACCTCCTCGGCGAAGTGAACCTTTTGATGGAGAACGAGGAGCGGAGCGATTTCTTCTTCGACAAGCTGCAGGAGCTGTATCCGCACCTGCCGGTGCTGAAGCAGTTCCTCAGGACCTTTGACGTGAGCAATATCCTGAACCTGAAGAACCCCTTCTAG